A stretch of the Microcella sp. genome encodes the following:
- a CDS encoding PLP-dependent aminotransferase family protein produces the protein MATLSARALASQLGEWRPSGVTPLYEALADRIRLLILDGRIALGTRLPAERLLADHEDLSRTTVAAAYARLRDLGFAQSLRGSGTVARLPLGESDGVPWIGESAAPGMLDLSKATLPAIPIVAQAAREAVELLPAHLHESGFDPHGLLVLRQALADRYSVRGLPTSADEIMVTLGAQHAIALIARTLLARGDRALVEAPSYPHAVEALLAAGARLVSVPVTTDRGWDDDVLEQVMPRTAPALAYLMPDFHNPTGRTMPDDQRDRVQALAAAHGTVLLVDETMGELGFARATQPAPFAIGAERHGAHVVTVGSVGKSIWGGVRLGWIRSDRETITRLSLARLAGDLGNPVLEQLVLLRLLDSYDRVLDARREQLRTGHALMVAELEQRFPTWSVPQVDGGLSLWVNLGDPVSSQLALAARAEGLLVGAGPRFGLDGAFERFIRLPFCHPAEMTLPALDLLQRAWGRVVDREPMAPSQELLAAVV, from the coding sequence ATGGCGACCCTATCGGCCCGCGCATTGGCCTCACAGCTCGGCGAATGGCGACCGAGCGGCGTGACTCCGCTCTATGAAGCGCTCGCCGATCGCATCCGTTTGCTCATTCTCGACGGGCGCATCGCGCTCGGCACGCGGCTGCCCGCCGAGCGCCTGCTGGCCGACCACGAAGACCTCAGCCGCACGACGGTCGCAGCCGCCTACGCGCGACTGCGCGACCTCGGCTTCGCGCAGAGCCTGCGCGGCTCGGGAACCGTCGCGCGACTGCCGCTCGGCGAGTCTGACGGGGTTCCTTGGATTGGCGAGTCTGCGGCCCCCGGCATGCTCGACCTCTCGAAGGCGACGCTGCCCGCCATTCCGATCGTCGCTCAGGCCGCACGCGAGGCGGTCGAGCTGCTGCCCGCCCACCTGCACGAGAGCGGCTTTGACCCGCACGGCCTGCTCGTGCTGCGCCAGGCTCTCGCCGACCGCTACTCAGTGCGCGGGCTGCCGACGAGCGCTGACGAGATCATGGTCACGCTCGGCGCCCAGCACGCGATCGCCCTCATCGCCCGCACGCTACTGGCCCGCGGCGACCGCGCCCTCGTCGAAGCACCGAGCTACCCGCACGCTGTCGAGGCCTTGCTGGCCGCGGGTGCTCGGCTCGTGTCGGTACCCGTCACGACCGACAGAGGGTGGGATGACGACGTGCTCGAGCAGGTCATGCCCCGCACGGCGCCCGCCCTCGCCTACCTCATGCCCGACTTTCACAACCCGACCGGCCGCACGATGCCCGACGATCAGCGCGATCGCGTGCAGGCGCTCGCCGCGGCGCACGGCACGGTGCTGCTCGTCGACGAGACCATGGGCGAACTCGGTTTCGCGCGCGCGACGCAACCCGCACCCTTCGCCATCGGCGCTGAGCGCCACGGCGCGCACGTCGTCACCGTCGGGTCAGTGGGCAAGAGCATCTGGGGCGGGGTGCGCCTCGGCTGGATTCGCTCTGACCGCGAGACCATCACGCGCCTCTCGCTCGCGCGCCTCGCCGGCGACCTGGGCAACCCCGTGCTCGAGCAGCTCGTGCTGCTGCGCTTGCTCGACTCGTACGACCGAGTGCTGGATGCCCGCCGCGAGCAACTGCGTACCGGCCACGCCCTCATGGTCGCCGAGCTCGAGCAGCGCTTTCCGACCTGGTCGGTGCCCCAGGTCGATGGTGGCCTGAGCCTCTGGGTGAACCTCGGCGACCCGGTGAGCTCGCAGCTCGCGCTCGCGGCGCGGGCCGAGGGACTACTCGTCGGCGCTGGCCCGCGCTTCGGCCTCGACGGCGCTTTCGAGCGCTTCATCCGCCTGCCGTTCTGCCACCCGGCCGAGATGACGCTCCCGGCTCTCGACCTGCTGCAGCGCGCCTGGGGCCGCGTCGTCGACCGCGAGCCGATGGCACCGTCGCAGGAACTGCTCGCGGCGGTCGTGTAG